The Candidatus Acidiferrales bacterium genome contains a region encoding:
- a CDS encoding metallophosphoesterase, whose amino-acid sequence MKVLIFSDIHADYRALDRILARPADVYVLAGDLTLFGRGLNTAGEKLHPLGERLWVMPGNHETEAEIAAFCNQHRFLFFHRAVLQRGDVNFAGLGYSNPTPFNTPGEYTEERIAQELETFRGLANLVLICHCPPYGTRLDEVSPGRHTGSQVLRAFVEKEQPRYLICGHIHECQGKEDLIGQTYCFNAGKLGYLLEA is encoded by the coding sequence GTGAAAGTCCTCATCTTTTCCGATATCCATGCCGACTACCGGGCCCTGGATCGGATTCTCGCTCGCCCGGCGGACGTCTATGTGTTGGCGGGCGACCTGACGCTCTTCGGAAGAGGCTTGAACACGGCTGGTGAAAAACTTCACCCGCTGGGCGAGAGATTGTGGGTGATGCCGGGAAACCACGAAACCGAAGCGGAAATCGCCGCCTTCTGCAATCAGCATCGTTTTTTGTTTTTCCACCGGGCGGTGCTCCAGCGCGGCGACGTCAACTTTGCCGGGCTTGGCTACAGCAATCCCACTCCGTTCAACACCCCGGGCGAGTACACCGAGGAGCGCATCGCCCAGGAGCTGGAGACCTTCCGCGGGCTGGCCAACCTGGTGCTCATTTGCCATTGCCCACCCTACGGCACTCGACTCGACGAAGTTTCTCCCGGGCGGCACACGGGAAGCCAGGTGCTGCGCGCCTTTGTGGAGAAAGAGCAGCCTCGTTACCTCATCTGCGGCCACATCCACGAATGTCAGGGGAAGGAAGACCTGATCGGCCAGACCTATTGCTTCAACGCCGGCAAATTGGGCTACCTGCTGGAAGCTTAG
- a CDS encoding DUF2461 family protein has product MPESLKFPGFGPEQFSFFRQLARNNRKEWFDRNRERYQTHIVGAFRALLRELEPCALELNPDFETLGKTNRNFSRINRDIRFARDKSPYRAQYYLYLFVPTPQENHSSTRLYVGLAAEAVTVGFAMYDGGRESPMNTIFRPKVLEPGRSRRALTASRGGAELLALIRKAGGGRRYESYWYSLEKREWTKHQGFPAGPGDWKRMKGWVVRKRFAPSSRELAAGRFPAAVKKIFRELYPLYAFCAAPARAKAWSAAV; this is encoded by the coding sequence GTGCCAGAAAGCCTGAAATTTCCGGGTTTTGGCCCTGAGCAATTTTCGTTTTTCCGCCAGCTTGCCCGCAACAACCGCAAGGAATGGTTTGACCGGAACCGCGAGCGGTATCAAACCCACATCGTCGGCGCCTTTCGGGCGCTGCTGCGTGAATTGGAACCGTGCGCGCTCGAGCTGAATCCCGATTTTGAAACGCTCGGTAAGACAAACCGAAATTTTTCTCGCATCAACCGTGACATCCGGTTCGCCCGCGACAAATCGCCCTACCGCGCGCAGTACTACCTGTATCTCTTCGTTCCCACGCCTCAGGAGAACCATTCCAGCACCCGGCTCTACGTCGGGCTTGCGGCGGAGGCGGTAACAGTTGGCTTTGCGATGTACGATGGCGGGCGAGAATCGCCCATGAACACGATCTTCCGGCCCAAGGTGCTCGAGCCCGGCCGTTCACGACGAGCGCTCACGGCGAGCCGCGGCGGGGCCGAGTTGCTCGCGTTGATCCGAAAAGCTGGTGGCGGTCGCCGATACGAATCCTACTGGTACAGCCTGGAAAAGCGTGAATGGACCAAGCATCAGGGCTTTCCTGCCGGGCCCGGCGATTGGAAGCGGATGAAAGGCTGGGTGGTGCGGAAGAGATTCGCGCCGTCGAGCCGGGAACTCGCCGCCGGGCGCTTCCCGGCTGCGGTCAAGAAGATCTTCCGGGAACTATACCCCCTCTATGCCTTCTGCGCCGCTCCGGCCCGGGCAAAGGCCTGGTCGGCGGCCGTTTGA
- a CDS encoding SpoIIE family protein phosphatase, with product MDAQRLERFRQYFNRQKASLGEWMASVSPLDSERGRQAASLLTNLDTALTRMDKGEFGVCQDCGGECESPRERWRLINDPTSQICLDCISEAEKRRLEQELNLAKEVQLSLLPQRAPTLPGSQVVFFSRPASVVTGDYYDFLQWQGRNDLGIVVGDVMGKGLPAGLMMSNLQACLKAMTMGAPPRPGELLAKVNTLVFHNIQLNKIVSLFYAHVDPVRATLSYANAGHPPAFLFRDGEPLRLGATGILLGVHGDSAYQEQEIPLERGDLLLAYTDGLSDVPNTTGEFFAEEQLISLVRKHRDLPCEEIASQVLSELEQFGPDLPLLDDLTLVFFRY from the coding sequence ATGGATGCCCAGCGTTTGGAACGGTTCCGGCAATACTTCAACCGCCAGAAAGCCAGCCTTGGGGAATGGATGGCTTCGGTCTCGCCGCTCGATTCCGAGCGCGGCCGGCAAGCCGCTTCGCTTCTCACCAACCTTGATACCGCTCTGACCCGCATGGACAAGGGGGAGTTTGGGGTGTGCCAGGATTGCGGCGGCGAGTGCGAATCGCCCCGGGAACGCTGGCGGCTCATCAACGATCCGACTTCGCAGATCTGTCTCGACTGCATCAGCGAGGCGGAAAAGCGCCGGCTCGAGCAGGAATTGAACCTGGCCAAGGAGGTGCAATTGTCCCTCTTGCCGCAGAGGGCGCCCACCCTGCCCGGATCACAAGTTGTCTTCTTTTCCCGGCCGGCGAGCGTGGTGACCGGCGACTATTACGACTTTCTGCAATGGCAGGGGCGCAACGACCTGGGCATTGTGGTCGGCGACGTGATGGGAAAGGGTCTCCCGGCCGGGCTGATGATGTCCAACCTCCAGGCTTGCCTGAAGGCGATGACCATGGGCGCGCCGCCGCGGCCGGGCGAACTCCTGGCCAAAGTGAATACCCTGGTCTTCCACAACATTCAGCTCAACAAGATCGTCTCGCTCTTCTATGCCCACGTGGATCCGGTGCGAGCGACGTTGAGTTACGCCAATGCCGGCCACCCTCCGGCCTTCCTGTTCCGCGACGGCGAACCGCTCCGGCTCGGCGCTACCGGAATACTGCTCGGCGTCCACGGCGACTCTGCCTACCAGGAACAGGAAATCCCGCTCGAACGCGGCGATCTGCTCCTGGCTTACACCGACGGCCTCTCCGACGTGCCCAACACGACCGGCGAGTTTTTTGCCGAAGAACAGTTGATCTCGCTGGTGCGGAAACACCGCGACCTTCCGTGTGAGGAAATTGCTTCCCAAGTGCTGAGTGAACTCGAACAGTTTGGTCCAGACCTCCCGTTGCTGGATGACCTGACGCTGGTCTTCTTCCGCTACTGA
- a CDS encoding secondary thiamine-phosphate synthase enzyme YjbQ — protein MKLQTECIDVKEEAKIGGLRVLAVTLRYATRFRTELLNITTELQDVIRKSGIRAGLATVQSLHTTAGVFINEFQGALLADIQEFLEKMVARDAYYRHNDPVLSDCERKNADAHLRALLLSHCVSLPICEGKLALGRWQSIILAELDGPQPREVQLQIFGVA, from the coding sequence ATGAAGCTACAGACAGAGTGCATTGACGTCAAAGAAGAGGCCAAGATCGGCGGGCTGCGCGTGCTGGCGGTGACGCTGCGCTACGCCACCCGTTTTCGCACCGAGCTCCTCAACATCACCACCGAGTTGCAGGATGTGATCCGCAAGAGCGGCATCCGGGCAGGGCTGGCTACCGTCCAATCGCTTCATACCACCGCCGGCGTTTTCATCAATGAGTTTCAGGGCGCGCTCCTGGCTGACATCCAGGAATTCCTGGAGAAGATGGTGGCCCGCGACGCTTACTACCGGCACAATGATCCGGTACTGAGCGATTGTGAGCGCAAGAACGCCGATGCCCACTTGCGGGCGCTGCTCTTGAGCCATTGCGTGTCGCTGCCGATATGCGAGGGCAAGCTGGCGCTCGGCCGCTGGCAGTCCATTATCCTGGCGGAACTGGATGGCCCGCAGCCGCGTGAGGTCCAGTTGCAAATTTTTGGCGTCGCTTAG
- a CDS encoding AsnC family transcriptional regulator has translation MKPEMDAQDRKLLNLLQAEFPLDPEPFARLGEKTGETARAVIQRIERLKREHVIRQISAIFDTRALGYKSSLVAMKVPPARADQAAEVINSHPGVSHNYKRNHEFNLWFTVAVPPDSRLGLEGTVEKLHELAQADSTRLLPTLRLYKIGVKLDMTGEQDVAAASDEATYSDLTRPKKSEIFPRQVAIIRALQKDVALVERPFDAAATEIGITVPELLEEARGFQQRGQMRRFSAVLHHRHAGFIANAMGVWKVEGENADEIGQVMASFNAVSHCYRRPVYPDWPYSIFSMVHGRSVEDCEKVLSAISEKTGITEYRALYSTREYKKTRVEYFTPDSEKWEKRVMAGAVMTGSR, from the coding sequence ATGAAGCCGGAAATGGACGCGCAAGACCGGAAACTACTCAATTTGCTTCAGGCGGAGTTTCCGCTTGATCCAGAGCCCTTTGCGCGGCTGGGCGAAAAAACGGGCGAGACGGCCAGGGCCGTCATCCAGCGCATTGAGCGGCTCAAGCGCGAGCACGTCATCCGCCAGATCAGCGCCATCTTTGACACCCGGGCGCTCGGCTACAAGTCCAGCCTCGTGGCCATGAAGGTGCCTCCCGCCCGCGCCGACCAGGCCGCCGAGGTCATCAACTCCCATCCCGGCGTAAGCCACAACTACAAGCGCAATCACGAGTTCAACCTGTGGTTCACGGTTGCGGTGCCCCCCGATAGCCGGCTGGGACTTGAGGGAACGGTCGAGAAGCTTCACGAGCTGGCGCAAGCCGATTCCACCCGGCTGCTCCCGACGTTGAGGCTCTACAAGATCGGCGTGAAACTGGACATGACGGGGGAGCAGGACGTGGCGGCAGCGAGCGACGAAGCGACCTATAGCGACCTCACGCGCCCCAAGAAGAGCGAAATTTTCCCCCGGCAGGTCGCCATTATCCGCGCATTGCAGAAGGACGTGGCGCTGGTCGAGCGGCCCTTCGACGCAGCCGCGACGGAGATTGGGATTACCGTGCCCGAGTTGCTCGAAGAGGCGCGGGGCTTCCAGCAACGCGGCCAGATGCGCCGCTTTTCGGCGGTGCTCCATCACCGCCACGCCGGCTTCATCGCCAACGCCATGGGCGTTTGGAAAGTGGAAGGCGAGAACGCCGACGAAATTGGCCAGGTGATGGCCTCGTTCAACGCCGTCAGTCACTGTTACCGGCGCCCTGTTTATCCGGATTGGCCCTATTCCATTTTCAGCATGGTCCACGGGCGTTCGGTGGAGGATTGTGAAAAAGTTCTTTCGGCCATTTCGGAAAAGACCGGAATCACGGAATATCGCGCCCTCTATAGCACGCGCGAATACAAGAAGACTCGCGTGGAATACTTCACACCCGATTCGGAGAAATGGGAGAAACGGGTCATGGCTGGCGCGGTCATGACCGGATCCCGCTGA